A genomic window from Pyxicephalus adspersus chromosome 2, UCB_Pads_2.0, whole genome shotgun sequence includes:
- the LYL1 gene encoding protein lyl-1, which produces MCPTDNKSGPLDCPHATMDEDGGPTERQSDVTISTSVVPRPCGSPSSPSEPNTDEKRPTDGLPAHVPVISLGHSRVALRPELTTLRPVPPLMLTLPGIRTPIFPPQFHAHPYLSSPYLCASSLIPLFSGRFKRRNHTDVIEPPFIVRQPQKVARRVFTNSRERWRQQNVNGAFAELRKLIPTHPPDKKLSKNEILRLAMRYITFLVTLLSDQHNQTSKNTSTKMKFPHTVCDLSQKGQDNLSPEDNLQEKQKAKEFHGIVSPLSGSCGDSIDTEEEEGDRESVSSSRSAPMTIITPEVGEGR; this is translated from the exons ATGTGTCCTACTGATAACAAAAGCGGACCTCTGGACTGCCCACATGCTACAATGGATGAAGATGGGGGTCCTACAGAAAGACAATCTGATGTGACAATCAGTACTTCGGTTGTTCCTCGTCCATGTGGCTCTCCATCTTCGCCCTCTGAGCCTAACACAGATGAAAAGAGGCCAACAGATGGACTACCTGCCCACGTGCCTGTCATCAGCTTGGGACATAGCCGGGTGGCACTGAGGCCAGAGCTTACTACTTTACGTCCCGTTCCTCCCCTAATGCTGACACTTCCAGGGATACGGACACCAATATTTCCTCCACAGTTCCATGCTCATCCATATCTATCCAG cccTTATCTTTGTGCCTCGAGTCTGATCCCTCTCTTTTCTGGGAGATTTAAGAGGAGGAACCATACTGACGTCATTGAGCCACCATTCATAG TAAGGCAGCCCCAGAAAGTCGCCCGCCGGGTCTTCACAAACAGCCGGGAACGCTGGAGGCAACAGAACGTCAATGGGGCCTTTGCAGAATTACGGAAGCTGATCCCCACACACCCTCCAGATAAAAAGCTAAGCAAGAACGAGATCCTTCGCCTGGCCATGCGATACATCACCTTCCTGGTTACTCTGCTAAGTGATCAGCACAACCAAACCTCCAAAAACACCTCCACCAAGATGAAATTCCCACACACAGTCTGCGATCTTTCACAGAAAGGTCAAGATAATCTCAGCCCTGAGGACAACCTGCAAGAAAAGCAGAAAGCCAAGGAGTTCCATGGAATTGTGTCCCCATTGTCTGGCAGCTGCGGGGACAGCATAGACACTGAAGAGGAAGAAGGGGACAGAGAAAGTGTTTCATCTTCAAGAAGCGCGCCAATGACAATAATCACTCCCGAGGTGGGAGAAGGTCGGTGA